The following are from one region of the Candidatus Kinetoplastibacterium crithidii genome:
- the folK gene encoding 2-amino-4-hydroxy-6-hydroxymethyldihydropteridine diphosphokinase has translation MHFIKTYIGLGSNQGDSIENIKNAIDYIYSVFHKNNCRTSKLYSTTPVDAEGPNFTNSVMEIYLTNSPINLLDKLHRIENKFGRIRPYKNAPRTLDIDILLYSNQIIQSHDLVIPHPRMHERLFVLKPLQDLEPNIELPIYGNINNLIKKIKNQKISIIE, from the coding sequence ATGCATTTTATAAAGACTTATATTGGATTAGGTTCTAATCAAGGTGACAGTATCGAAAATATTAAAAATGCTATAGATTATATTTATTCTGTTTTTCATAAAAATAATTGTAGAACATCTAAATTATATTCAACAACACCTGTAGATGCTGAAGGACCAAACTTTACTAATTCTGTAATGGAGATATATTTGACTAACAGCCCAATAAATCTCCTTGATAAGCTACACAGAATAGAAAACAAATTTGGAAGGATAAGGCCGTATAAAAATGCCCCCAGAACACTTGATATTGATATATTATTGTATAGTAATCAAATAATACAAAGTCACGATTTAGTAATTCCTCATCCTAGGATGCATGAAAGGCTATTTGTTTTAAAACCATTACAAGATTTAGAACCAAATATAGAATTACCTATTTATGGCAATATTAATAATTTAATAAAAAAAATTAAGAATCAGAAAATTAGTATTATTGAGTAA
- the glyQ gene encoding glycine--tRNA ligase subunit alpha yields MLTFQQIIFNLQQYWNKQGCIILQPYDMEIGAGTSHTATFLRAIGPEPWRAAYVQPSRRPKDGRYGKNPNRLQQYYQFQVILKPSPLNIIDLYIESLKELGINPIDHDIRFIEDNWENPTLGAWGLGWEVWLNGMEITQFTYFQQIGGMDCNPTTGEITYGLERLAMYLQNVNNIYDITWTRNNHDISISYGDIHLQNEQEQSKFNFEYASIEMLFNHFNDYENEAQKLVELSLPIPAYERTLKAAHIFNLLDSRGAISVTERASYIGRIRNLSRSIANAYYISREKIEFPLISKK; encoded by the coding sequence ATGCTTACATTTCAACAAATTATATTTAATTTACAACAGTATTGGAATAAACAAGGTTGTATCATACTACAACCTTATGATATGGAAATAGGTGCAGGTACATCTCACACAGCTACTTTCCTAAGAGCTATAGGACCAGAACCATGGAGAGCTGCCTATGTTCAACCATCTAGACGTCCTAAAGATGGTAGATATGGAAAAAATCCTAATCGTTTACAACAATACTACCAATTTCAGGTAATTTTGAAACCATCTCCTCTTAATATTATAGATCTATACATAGAATCCTTAAAAGAACTAGGCATAAATCCAATAGATCATGATATCCGCTTTATTGAAGACAATTGGGAAAATCCGACATTAGGTGCCTGGGGTCTTGGATGGGAAGTATGGTTAAATGGAATGGAAATAACACAATTTACATACTTTCAACAAATAGGTGGAATGGATTGCAATCCAACTACAGGAGAAATTACTTATGGTTTAGAAAGATTAGCAATGTATTTACAAAATGTAAATAATATATACGATATTACTTGGACAAGAAATAATCATGATATTTCAATATCATATGGTGATATCCATCTTCAAAATGAACAAGAACAATCAAAATTTAATTTTGAATATGCTTCAATTGAAATGTTATTTAATCATTTCAATGACTATGAGAATGAAGCACAAAAACTAGTAGAACTATCGCTACCAATCCCAGCTTACGAAAGAACACTAAAGGCAGCTCATATATTTAATTTATTAGATTCACGTGGAGCTATAAGTGTAACAGAAAGAGCATCATATATAGGAAGGATACGTAATTTATCTCGATCAATTGCAAATGCATACTATATAAGCAGAGAAAAAATAGAGTTCCCTTTAATATCGAAAAAATAA
- a CDS encoding glycine--tRNA ligase subunit beta translates to MRTKALTIELLTEELPPKKLFEIENTFTNSISLNLSNNNIIGDNNITNCYSTPRRLAISFSHILENSPDVTKKEKLMPKKIGLTEDNHPTKALIKKLYSKGLSEKDVSRIRIELNDQQEYLIIENSITGKKIQTIVQEAIDTTIQNISNQYQSMRYQLQDEVKTVKFIRPARNLLVLFGEELLDISVLGIKSSNETIGHRFMSNSFIKIDHANKYEDILETNGFVIPSFIKRKNYILNELKDKASQVNNILGDHKELMNLLDEVTATVEYPSVHIGEFDKEFLELPRECLILTMRSHQKYFPLFEKENNKLTNRFLIVSNVYSGKEENIVLGNQKVIYPRLSDAKFFYETDNMVSLENRVLKLKNVIYHNKIGNQLERVERLRLISKYLAEKLLADPILAERAAMLSKSDLESLMVSEFPELQGIMGSYYAKQKGEPDSIVEALKNQYINRFENPVTNKNIISAILFLSERIEKLIGLFSIKIYPSGEKDPYGLRRAAIGIINIFEKMVEGKILEVNYFNYIDILDLSELALSLFHKQNIDLETPKKVVDFIHERYKHQLLNNFNKDIIESTFAKTPPLHLILPILKTLEAFKATPNFSFFLTTNKRVNNFLKQNNLSINSFEENLIDNDAEKILYENLLTTEPTLLKLLQLGKFSEYLELTFSLIYKTDNFLNKVTIMTTDKRICNNRLALLSKIRELINNFVDFSYLTHENNNI, encoded by the coding sequence ATGAGAACAAAGGCATTAACAATAGAATTATTAACAGAAGAATTACCACCAAAAAAATTATTTGAAATTGAGAATACTTTTACTAATTCTATAAGTTTAAATTTGTCTAATAATAATATTATAGGCGATAATAATATTACAAATTGTTACTCTACTCCCAGAAGATTAGCTATTTCATTTTCTCATATACTAGAAAACTCACCTGATGTAACAAAAAAAGAAAAATTAATGCCTAAAAAAATAGGCTTGACAGAAGATAATCATCCTACAAAAGCATTAATAAAAAAACTATATTCAAAAGGTTTAAGTGAAAAAGATGTATCCAGAATAAGAATTGAATTGAATGATCAACAAGAATATCTAATAATAGAAAATTCTATTACTGGAAAAAAAATTCAAACTATCGTCCAAGAAGCAATAGACACAACAATTCAGAATATATCTAACCAATATCAATCAATGAGATATCAACTTCAAGATGAAGTTAAAACAGTTAAATTTATTAGACCAGCAAGAAACCTACTTGTTTTATTTGGTGAAGAATTATTAGATATATCTGTTTTAGGCATAAAGTCTTCAAATGAAACTATTGGACATAGATTTATGTCCAATAGTTTCATAAAAATAGACCATGCTAATAAGTATGAAGATATTCTAGAAACGAATGGTTTTGTAATACCATCATTTATAAAAAGAAAAAATTATATTTTGAACGAATTAAAAGATAAAGCTTCTCAAGTAAATAATATACTGGGAGATCATAAAGAATTAATGAATTTATTAGATGAAGTGACAGCCACAGTTGAATATCCATCTGTACATATAGGTGAATTTGATAAAGAATTCTTAGAATTACCTAGAGAATGTTTAATTCTAACTATGCGTTCACATCAAAAATACTTTCCTTTATTTGAAAAAGAAAATAATAAATTAACAAATAGATTCCTAATTGTAAGCAATGTCTATTCTGGCAAAGAAGAAAATATAGTCCTAGGAAATCAAAAAGTAATATATCCAAGATTATCTGATGCCAAATTTTTTTATGAAACAGACAATATGGTATCTCTAGAGAATAGAGTCCTAAAACTTAAAAATGTAATATATCATAATAAAATAGGGAATCAACTAGAACGTGTAGAAAGATTGCGCTTGATAAGCAAATATCTTGCGGAAAAGTTATTAGCAGATCCCATATTAGCAGAACGTGCTGCTATGTTATCAAAATCTGATCTGGAATCATTAATGGTTAGCGAATTTCCTGAATTACAAGGAATAATGGGATCTTATTATGCTAAACAAAAGGGAGAGCCAGATAGCATAGTAGAAGCATTAAAAAATCAATATATAAACAGATTTGAAAACCCTGTTACAAACAAAAATATAATCTCAGCTATACTTTTTCTTTCTGAAAGAATAGAAAAACTTATAGGTTTATTTAGCATAAAAATATATCCTAGTGGAGAAAAAGATCCTTATGGACTCAGAAGAGCAGCTATAGGGATAATAAATATTTTTGAGAAAATGGTTGAAGGTAAAATATTAGAAGTAAACTACTTTAATTATATCGATATCTTAGACTTATCTGAACTAGCATTATCATTATTTCATAAACAAAACATTGATTTAGAAACTCCTAAAAAAGTGGTAGATTTCATACATGAACGTTACAAACACCAATTATTAAATAATTTTAATAAAGATATTATAGAATCAACTTTTGCAAAAACACCTCCACTACATTTAATATTGCCAATATTAAAAACATTAGAAGCATTTAAAGCCACACCAAATTTTTCATTTTTTCTTACAACAAATAAACGTGTAAACAATTTTTTGAAACAAAATAATCTGTCTATAAATTCTTTTGAAGAAAACCTAATAGACAATGATGCCGAAAAAATTCTTTATGAAAACCTCTTAACTACAGAACCTACCCTATTAAAACTATTACAACTTGGAAAGTTTTCAGAATATTTAGAATTAACTTTTTCATTAATCTACAAAACAGATAACTTTCTAAATAAGGTTACGATAATGACGACAGATAAAAGAATTTGTAATAACAGATTAGCTCTTTTATCAAAGATAAGAGAACTAATCAATAATTTTGTAGACTTTTCATACTTAACACATGAAAATAACAATATTTGA
- a CDS encoding 1-acyl-sn-glycerol-3-phosphate acyltransferase: MKALIIFLRSFIYMLFLIITIIPYSILSLMTFVLPLNIRYKIITLWPKIALLGLKFICNLRWNIKGIDLIPNQPLIIVSNHQSIWETLFFIAYFPQKICFIYKKELNYIPFFGWGLILLDMIAINRSEGLNSFKKISEIGTKKLENNYSILIFPEGTRAAPGKIKKFKIGASLLANNTRCNILPIAHNAGNFWKKDSFIIRPGIIKLSIGNVIKVDSLTPSEINIIIYESIKKEFTKINREDNTCLD; this comes from the coding sequence ATGAAAGCATTAATAATTTTTTTAAGATCTTTTATATATATGTTGTTTTTAATAATAACAATTATACCTTATTCAATATTAAGTTTAATGACATTCGTTTTGCCTCTAAATATACGTTATAAAATAATAACATTATGGCCTAAAATAGCATTATTGGGATTAAAATTTATATGTAATCTTCGATGGAATATAAAAGGAATAGATTTAATTCCAAATCAACCTCTAATTATTGTGTCTAATCATCAATCTATATGGGAAACTTTATTTTTTATTGCCTATTTTCCTCAAAAAATATGTTTTATATATAAGAAAGAACTTAACTATATACCTTTTTTTGGATGGGGATTGATTTTATTAGACATGATAGCAATTAACCGATCTGAAGGCTTAAATTCTTTTAAGAAAATATCAGAAATAGGCACAAAAAAATTGGAAAATAATTATTCAATATTAATATTTCCTGAAGGAACAAGAGCAGCGCCTGGAAAAATAAAAAAATTCAAGATTGGAGCATCATTATTAGCAAATAATACTAGATGTAATATTCTACCAATAGCACACAATGCAGGTAATTTCTGGAAAAAAGATAGCTTTATAATACGACCTGGTATCATAAAGCTATCTATAGGTAATGTAATAAAAGTAGATTCATTAACTCCAAGTGAAATTAACATAATAATTTATGAATCGATCAAAAAAGAATTCACTAAAATAAACCGCGAAGATAATACCTGTCTTGATTAA
- the secA gene encoding preprotein translocase subunit SecA: MDFFFLFKKIFGSRNDRLLKKYYDLVNIINSFEEQLIVLTDDELKSKTKQFREQFETGISLDDLLPEAFAVVREASKRVYNMRHFDVQLLGGIALHNGKIAEMRTGEGKTLTATLAVYLNAIPSKGVHVVTVNDYLARRDSEWMGKLYNFLGLSIGVVVANQTPEEKIVAYKADITYGTNNEFGFDYLRDNMEFSLDNKRQRTLNYAIVDEVDSILIDEARTPLIISGASSDSTGLYIKINRIIPLLKRMVTEPDRDGNEPDGDFWIDEKNQQVYLSESGHENVERFLKNHSLLHNNESLYDYNNVHLINHVMAALRAWNLFRRDHHYVVKNNEIIIVDEFTGRLMNGRRWSDGLHQAIEAKEGVAINAENHTMASITFQNYFRMYDKLSGMTGTADTEAYEFQEIYGLETLVIPTNKPLIRCDYNDHIYKTQEEKYEAILKDIVSCNTKGQPVLVGTTSIENSELLSGMLKKKSLKHNILNAKQHEREADIIAEAGKPYSITIATNMAGRGTDILLGGNIDKQIEKVLYSNKIDASSKDIIIDKLKKEWSSLNLDVKKSGGLHIIGTERHESRRIDNQLRGRAGRQGDPGSSRFYLSLDDSLMRIFAGEKLQHIMKRLKLPDGEPIKSSLVDRAIENAQRKVESRNFDIRKQLLEYDNVANEQRQIIYLQRNDILSRQSFSDAISIVFKTVINNISHSILVDLFDKEQLLELQYAIKNLLHVNLDLIDFFQKNIDNIEDIDTLLNLVADYLINFYSNRKKMSSNLDWTEIERFIFLQSIDTNWRDHLSFLDSLRQGIHLRGYAQKNPKQEYKKEAFENFSLMLENIKKDIAKNLLLVDFHSNISSEDEFRDTKPVGKIRRNDPCYCGSGKKFKHCHGFIQ, translated from the coding sequence ATGGACTTTTTCTTTTTATTCAAAAAAATTTTTGGTAGTCGTAATGATCGGTTATTAAAAAAATATTATGATTTAGTTAATATAATAAATAGTTTTGAAGAACAACTAATTGTTTTAACTGATGATGAGCTAAAATCTAAAACTAAACAATTTCGTGAGCAATTTGAAACAGGCATTTCTTTAGATGATTTATTACCAGAAGCATTTGCTGTTGTTAGGGAAGCAAGTAAAAGGGTATATAATATGCGTCATTTTGATGTGCAGTTATTAGGAGGAATTGCCTTACATAATGGCAAAATTGCTGAGATGCGAACAGGTGAGGGTAAAACTCTTACAGCTACTTTAGCTGTTTACTTAAATGCTATACCTTCTAAAGGCGTTCATGTTGTTACAGTTAATGATTATTTAGCACGTAGAGATTCTGAATGGATGGGTAAGCTATATAATTTCTTAGGTTTATCTATAGGAGTTGTTGTTGCTAATCAAACTCCAGAAGAGAAAATTGTTGCATATAAAGCTGATATTACATATGGAACAAATAATGAGTTTGGTTTTGATTATCTAAGAGATAATATGGAATTTAGCTTAGATAATAAACGTCAAAGAACATTGAATTATGCTATTGTTGATGAGGTTGACTCTATACTGATAGATGAAGCTCGTACTCCTTTAATAATATCTGGAGCATCAAGTGACAGTACCGGTTTATATATAAAAATTAATCGTATTATTCCTTTATTAAAACGCATGGTTACAGAGCCAGATAGAGACGGGAATGAACCTGACGGAGATTTCTGGATTGATGAGAAAAATCAGCAGGTGTATTTATCAGAGTCAGGTCATGAAAATGTAGAGCGCTTTTTAAAGAATCATAGTTTATTACATAACAATGAATCTTTATATGATTATAACAACGTTCATCTCATCAATCATGTTATGGCAGCTTTAAGAGCGTGGAATTTATTTAGAAGAGATCACCATTATGTAGTTAAGAATAATGAAATTATTATAGTAGATGAATTTACAGGTAGGCTAATGAATGGTAGGCGTTGGTCAGATGGTTTACATCAAGCAATTGAAGCTAAAGAAGGAGTTGCTATCAATGCTGAGAATCATACGATGGCTTCAATAACCTTTCAGAATTATTTTAGAATGTATGATAAGTTATCTGGAATGACAGGAACAGCTGATACAGAAGCTTATGAATTTCAAGAAATATATGGTTTAGAAACTTTAGTAATACCAACTAATAAACCATTGATAAGATGTGATTATAATGATCATATTTATAAGACGCAGGAAGAAAAGTATGAGGCTATACTAAAAGACATAGTTTCTTGTAATACTAAAGGTCAGCCTGTACTTGTAGGAACTACCAGTATTGAAAATTCAGAACTTTTGTCTGGTATGTTGAAAAAGAAGAGTTTAAAACACAACATTCTAAATGCAAAACAACATGAACGCGAGGCTGATATTATTGCTGAAGCTGGTAAACCATATTCTATAACCATAGCTACTAATATGGCAGGACGTGGTACTGATATTTTATTAGGCGGTAATATCGATAAGCAAATAGAGAAAGTTTTGTATAGCAATAAGATAGATGCTAGTTCTAAAGATATAATTATTGATAAATTGAAAAAAGAATGGAGTTCTTTAAATTTAGATGTAAAAAAATCTGGTGGTCTACATATTATAGGTACAGAAAGGCATGAATCTAGAAGAATTGACAATCAATTAAGAGGACGAGCTGGTAGACAAGGAGATCCAGGATCTTCTCGTTTCTATTTATCACTTGATGACTCATTGATGAGAATTTTTGCTGGTGAAAAATTACAACATATAATGAAGCGTTTGAAATTGCCTGATGGGGAACCAATTAAATCTAGTTTGGTTGACCGGGCTATAGAAAATGCACAACGTAAAGTTGAAAGTCGAAATTTTGATATAAGAAAACAATTGTTAGAGTACGATAATGTAGCAAATGAACAGCGTCAAATAATTTATTTGCAAAGAAATGATATTTTATCAAGACAGTCTTTTAGTGACGCTATTAGTATTGTTTTTAAGACAGTCATAAATAATATTTCTCATTCTATATTGGTAGATCTTTTTGATAAAGAGCAATTACTCGAATTACAATATGCTATAAAAAATCTATTACATGTGAATTTAGATTTAATAGATTTTTTTCAGAAGAATATCGATAATATCGAGGATATCGATACTTTATTAAATTTAGTCGCAGATTATTTAATAAATTTTTATTCAAATAGAAAAAAGATGTCTAGTAATTTAGATTGGACAGAAATAGAAAGATTTATTTTTTTACAGTCTATTGATACAAATTGGAGAGATCATTTATCTTTTTTAGATTCTTTGAGACAAGGCATTCATCTTCGAGGGTATGCTCAAAAGAACCCTAAACAAGAATATAAAAAAGAGGCATTTGAGAATTTTTCTTTAATGTTAGAAAATATAAAAAAAGATATAGCAAAGAATTTGTTATTAGTTGACTTTCATAGCAATATTTCTTCTGAAGATGAGTTTAGAGATACAAAACCTGTTGGGAAAATTCGACGTAATGATCCATGTTATTGTGGGAGTGGAAAAAAATTTAAGCATTGCCATGGTTTTATACAATGA
- a CDS encoding DUF721 domain-containing protein, translated as MAIHYKKNKGNYKNILDILVVKWLTLDKNTNNIINIAQNIINIEHAISIFIPNNLKISYKLIKFENNILSIAVPNSENATRIRYFSKEIIKNMQSQFCLKIDAIKIKIYSNCFITHKKIAKNNTKCFLNENSLNNFKQLENKIQEGPLKKSISNLIKKNSML; from the coding sequence ATGGCTATTCATTATAAAAAAAATAAAGGAAACTATAAAAACATATTGGATATATTAGTTGTTAAATGGTTAACTTTAGATAAAAATACCAATAATATTATCAACATAGCACAAAACATAATAAATATAGAGCATGCTATTTCTATTTTCATACCTAATAACTTAAAAATTTCATATAAACTGATTAAATTTGAAAATAACATTCTATCAATTGCAGTGCCAAACTCAGAAAATGCAACAAGAATACGTTATTTCTCAAAAGAGATTATAAAAAATATGCAATCACAATTTTGTTTAAAAATTGATGCAATCAAAATAAAAATATATAGCAATTGTTTTATAACACATAAAAAAATTGCAAAGAATAATACAAAGTGTTTTCTAAACGAAAATAGTCTAAATAATTTCAAACAATTAGAAAATAAAATACAAGAAGGACCTTTAAAAAAATCTATATCAAATTTGATAAAGAAAAACTCTATGTTATAA
- the ftsZ gene encoding cell division protein FtsZ — MRFEILDNSSKGTIIKVIGVGGAGGNAVAHMINSGIKGVDFICANTDSQALVATNAPVQIRLGETGLGAGAKPEQGRAHAETAREEIRSVLDGSHMVFITAGMGGGTGTGASPIVAEIAKNLGILTVGIVTKPFLFEGNKRLRLAEEGIEELSKHVDSLIVILNENLYEFMDEDATQEDCFKAADSVLHNACAGIAEIINVDGNVNVDFEDVRTIMGEHGQAMMGTAVASGEERAKIAAKQAIACPLLEGVNLEGAKGLLVNITSSRSLKMKETREIMEIIRAYASEDATVIFGNAYDDSMGDELRVTVVATGLNKSSDNINNNKLQSISIDKKRASFESNKYQNKVSSPSVITNPRVKESNVDNDKSVKSNNDFDIPSFLRKRVD, encoded by the coding sequence ATGAGGTTTGAGATTCTAGATAATAGTTCCAAAGGAACAATTATAAAAGTTATAGGTGTCGGAGGTGCAGGAGGTAACGCTGTAGCACATATGATTAATAGTGGAATTAAGGGTGTTGATTTTATATGTGCAAATACAGATTCTCAAGCTTTAGTTGCTACTAATGCTCCTGTACAAATTCGTCTTGGAGAGACTGGTTTAGGTGCAGGAGCTAAACCAGAACAAGGAAGGGCACACGCTGAAACGGCAAGAGAAGAGATCCGTTCTGTATTAGATGGTTCTCATATGGTATTTATTACTGCAGGAATGGGAGGAGGTACAGGTACTGGAGCTAGTCCTATTGTTGCAGAAATAGCAAAAAATTTAGGTATATTGACAGTAGGAATCGTAACAAAACCATTCTTATTTGAAGGTAATAAGCGTCTGCGTTTAGCAGAAGAGGGTATAGAAGAATTATCAAAACATGTGGATTCTTTAATTGTGATTTTGAATGAGAATCTTTATGAATTTATGGATGAGGATGCTACTCAAGAAGATTGTTTTAAAGCTGCTGATAGTGTTTTACATAATGCTTGTGCCGGTATTGCAGAAATAATTAACGTAGATGGTAATGTTAATGTTGACTTTGAAGATGTTCGTACAATTATGGGAGAGCATGGACAAGCCATGATGGGTACTGCAGTAGCATCTGGTGAGGAACGTGCAAAAATTGCAGCAAAACAGGCGATTGCTTGTCCATTACTAGAGGGAGTTAATTTAGAAGGAGCAAAAGGATTGTTAGTTAATATTACTTCTAGTAGATCACTAAAAATGAAGGAAACTCGTGAAATTATGGAGATAATACGTGCCTATGCCTCAGAAGATGCAACTGTGATTTTTGGTAATGCTTATGATGATTCTATGGGTGATGAACTTAGAGTTACTGTTGTAGCGACAGGTTTGAATAAGTCTTCAGATAACATAAACAATAATAAATTGCAGAGTATCTCTATTGATAAGAAAAGAGCATCTTTTGAATCTAATAAATATCAAAATAAAGTTTCTTCTCCATCTGTAATTACAAATCCTAGAGTCAAAGAATCTAATGTTGACAACGATAAATCTGTCAAAAGTAATAATGATTTTGATATTCCTAGTTTCTTAAGAAAGCGAGTCGATTAG
- a CDS encoding D-alanine--D-alanine ligase, giving the protein MTISFGKVGVLYGGQSSEREVSLISGKNIFNALKSKGLDVYLFDTGINSLDDLIKEKFAVVFIALHGRFGEDGVIQGILDLLGIPYTGSGQLSSSIAINKIITKKLWQYEELLTPGFMSLSGKKDFSNACDFLGLPLIVKPVGEGSTVGTTVVKFYEDMEKAYINASVFNNEVFAEKLIVGRELTVSIIEDSSGIKVLPIIEIITPDNRCYDYESKYFSKETKYLCPANLPIELKNNIIKISKKAYEVIHCKGWARIDLILDRFNQAWLLEINTCPGMTLNSLMPIAAKANGISYEDLCLNILSMASCKN; this is encoded by the coding sequence ATGACTATATCTTTTGGCAAGGTTGGAGTATTGTATGGAGGTCAATCTTCTGAAAGAGAGGTATCTTTGATTTCAGGAAAAAATATATTTAATGCGTTGAAAAGTAAAGGATTAGATGTTTATTTATTTGATACAGGAATTAATAGTCTAGATGATTTGATAAAAGAAAAATTTGCTGTTGTTTTTATTGCGTTACATGGCAGATTTGGAGAAGATGGTGTTATTCAGGGTATTCTAGATCTATTGGGTATTCCATATACTGGAAGTGGTCAATTATCATCTAGTATAGCAATCAATAAAATAATTACGAAAAAATTATGGCAATATGAAGAATTATTGACTCCTGGTTTTATGTCTTTATCAGGGAAAAAAGATTTTAGCAATGCATGCGATTTTTTAGGATTGCCTTTAATTGTTAAGCCTGTTGGAGAGGGTTCCACCGTAGGAACAACAGTAGTAAAATTTTATGAGGATATGGAGAAAGCATATATCAATGCATCAGTTTTTAATAATGAAGTTTTTGCTGAGAAATTAATTGTTGGTCGAGAATTGACAGTTTCTATTATTGAAGATTCTTCAGGAATTAAAGTTTTACCAATTATAGAAATAATTACCCCGGATAATAGATGTTACGATTATGAAAGTAAATATTTTTCCAAAGAAACTAAGTATTTATGTCCAGCTAATTTACCTATAGAACTGAAGAACAATATTATAAAGATATCAAAAAAAGCTTATGAAGTGATTCATTGTAAAGGTTGGGCTAGAATAGATTTAATTTTAGATAGGTTTAATCAAGCTTGGTTGTTAGAAATTAATACTTGTCCTGGTATGACTTTAAATTCTCTAATGCCAATTGCGGCAAAAGCTAATGGAATTAGTTATGAAGATTTATGTTTGAACATATTATCGATGGCTTCATGCAAGAATTAA